Proteins co-encoded in one Triplophysa dalaica isolate WHDGS20190420 chromosome 16, ASM1584641v1, whole genome shotgun sequence genomic window:
- the LOC130437989 gene encoding uncharacterized protein LOC130437989 has product MYTYIVFTVFYYLFGRTERLPTQGGRERVLSPEQETEIINMVLENNAITLRQIQRKIIENNDMFQNIDRVSLSTLDRALRRNHLRMKQVYRVPFERNSERVKELRYNYVQRVLELEVAAVEHQFIFIDEVGFNLTKRRKRGRNIIGQRAIVEVPGQRGGNITMCAAITHHGVIHHHATLGPYNTAHLITFLDTLHNTLIPPDQVDGPEQLRYVVIWDNVSFHRAALVRNWFTAHPRFLVAYLPPYSPFLNPIEEFFSAWRWKVYDRNPQTRIPLLQAMEDACGDIAADAFHGWNRHARRYFPRCLARENIACDVDEVLWPDRNRREDAA; this is encoded by the exons atgtatacctacattgtatttacagtattttactatttgtttGGCAGAACTGAAAGATTACCAACACAAGGTGGTCGGGAACGTGTTCTGTCTCCTGAACAGGAAACTGAAATCATAAACATGGTCCTAGAAAACAACGCCATAACATTACggcaaatacaaagaaaaataatagaaaacaatgacatgtttcaaaatattgataGGGTAAGCTTATCAACACTTGACCGTGCCTTGCGCAGAAATCATCTCAGGATGAAGCAGGTCTACAGAGTGCCATTTGAACGCAATTCAGAGAGAGTCAAAGAATTGCGATATAACTATGTGCAA agagtcCTTGAGCTAGAGGTGGCTGCAGTGGAGCACCAGTTCATCTTCATTGATGAGGTTGGGTTCAACCTCACAAAAAGACGAAAGAGGGGAAGGAATATCATCGGCCAGCGTGCCATTGTTGAAGTCCCTGGCCAGCGCGGAGGGAACATCACAATGTGTGCAGCGATTACCCACCACGGCGTCATCCATCACCATGCTACCCTTGGCCCCTACAACACCGCCCATCTGATCACATTCCTTGACACCCTACACAACACACTCATTCCACCAGATCAGGTAGATGGCCCAGAGCAGCTCAGGTACGTTGTTATTTGGGACAACGTAAGTTTCCACAGGGCTGCTCTGGTTCGTAACTGGTTCACTGCCCACCCACGCTTTTTAGTTGCTTATCTCCCTCCATATTCTCCATTCCTCAATCCTATTGAGGAATTTTTTTCTGCCTGGAGATGGAAAGTGTATGACCGAAATCCACAAACGCGTATACCTCTTCTCCAAGCAATGGAGGACGCATGTGGAGATATAGCAGCTGATGCTTTCCATGGCTGGAATCGCCATGCTAGGCGATATTTC